The nucleotide sequence GACCTACTGCCGTCAATCTCTTTTGGGCTTTAAGGAGAATGAAGAAAATTATTAACGCTGGTTCGGATATTTCTGATATAGTTCAAGCCCTTGAAACGGAAGCTATAAGTATTGAAAGGCAGGACGTTGAAACGAACAGAAAGATTGGTTACTTTGGAGCTGAGCTTCTTTCCTCAAGAGAGGTAATTTTAACTCACTGTAATACTGGAGCTCTGGCAACTGCAGGATACGGAACGGCTTTGGGAGTTGTAAGAGCAGCAGTTGAACTGGGCAAGGAAATTACAGTTTTTGTTGATGAAACGAGGCCTTACCTCCAAGGGGCAAGGTTAACTGCTTGGGAGCTCCAGCAGGAGGGAATTCCCTACTACTTAATTACAGACAGTATGGCAGGTTGGTTCATGTCCTTAGGTGAAATAACCTGCGTTATAGTTGGAGCTGATAGAGTTGCAAGAAACGGCGATACGGCAAACAAGATTGGTACCTACACGCTTTCGGTTCTTGCAAAGGAGCACGGAATACCTTTCTATGTAGCAGCTCCAACGTCAACATTTGACCTCTCAATAGACAGTGGAGTTGAGATTCCTATAGAGGAGAGAAATCCAGATGAGGTTCTCTACTGTCACTGCAGGGACTGTAGAATTGCTCCCTATGGAGCAAAGGTAAAGAATCCTGCATTTGATGTAACCCCCCATGAAAACATAACTGGGATTATTACGGAAAAGGGAGTCATAGTCTCTCCTAACGAGGAAACGATAGTTGAGTTCTTTGAGAAGGAGTAGAAGAGGAATTGTTCTCCTTATAGTCCTCTCAATGGTTGCGGCCGTTTCGGCCTTTCTCATTTCAATCTTTTACCTTTCAAGTTCAAACTTCAAAAAAACGGAAAGCTTAAGGGACTACACGGTTTCCTACCATGCTGCCGTTTCGGCTGTGAAGATTGCCCTCAAGTTTTTAAGAGAGGACAATAACGGATACGACGGCGTAGGTGATGACTGGGCTAAACCAATCTCCTACAACTACAGGGGAATCTTTGTTTCGATTAACATCTCCGACGAATGTGGTAAGCTAAACGTAAACAGGATAACCGATAAGAGGTACTACAACGTCGCTAAGAGGTTGTTCCAAAATTTAGGAGTTAATGGAGAGTTCTTAGACTGCCTCAAGGACTGGATAGACAGGGATAGTACACCCTCTCTCTATGGTGCAGAGAGTTACTACTACGAATCCTTAGGATACAAACCCTCAAATGCCCCGTTAAAGAGTTTGGGGGAAATTTACTACGTTAAGGGTTTTTCTGAGAGCGTTGTTAAAAAACTAAAAAAATACCTAACAGTTTACGGTAGTGGGAAGATAAACGTTAACTCAGCTCCAAAGGAGCTCCTAATGTCACTTTCAGATAGAATGACAGAGGATATTGCCGATAGTATAATTGAAGCCCGTCCGATAAAGAAGTTGGAGGACCTAAGGGAAATTGCAGGAATGGACAAGGAGCTCTACTACGAAATTCTACCTCTCATAACAAACAGGTGCGACTTCTTTGAGATTGATGTAACTTCATCGTACGGAGATTCTACTTCGGTTGTAAGGGCTTTTACAAGTAGAGGAAAAATCCTTGAATGGAAGGTTGTTGAATGATAGGAGTTGACTTTGGGAGCTCTCTAATAAAGTGGTTTGACGGTGAAAATTTCGGGGAGGGAATTCCCAAGGGGAACGTTTTTAACCTTGGCCTCTCATCCTCAGAGGTTTTTGTTAAGTTTTCGGAATATCCAATTTGCAGGGGAAGTAAGCTCAAGAAAATTATTCTGAACGACATCTCGTTGGAGCTCTCTGTGGATACCGATAAAGTTTCGGTTGCATTCTGCTCAACGGAAAGGGTAGAAAACGGCTGCAGATTTTTAATATTCGTTGAAAAGAAGGAGGCCTTTAACAGAATTCCCGAGGAGCTCCTCTCTCACTCCCAGGTTACCGTTGATATTTTGGGAGGGGTTAACGCCATTCTCCTAAACTTTACAGATACCTTTACTCTCATAGATGCAGGAAAGGGAAAGATTGCTGTTGTGAATGTTTTAGATGGAGTAATAAAGGGATGTGAAATTTTAAGGGGAGGATTTGACTACTATAAATCCGACCTTTCATTTTTAAGAGAACTCTTAAAGGGAGAGGTTTTCCTGTCTGGAGGTGGAGCTCTCTCTGAGGAGTTCAGGGGAGCTCTAAAGGAGATAACGAACTTTACAGTTCCTGAATTGGAGCCCTTTGGAGATAAAACTCCCCTCTACTTAAACGCCTACGGACTCTACAAATTCAGGAAATTTCCCTGTAAGGCCTACTTTAAGAGTGCTTCCCTCCTGTCATCGGAGTTTCTACAGAAGAATAAGAGGTCTCTGTTGTTTGCATCGGTCTCCGTTATCCTCTCACTATCCCTGATAACTGCCTCCGAGGTTTTGAACCTCTTAACGGCCAAGAGGGATTACTTAAACCTAAAGAGGAGTCTTAACAGAGAGTTATCAAAAATTTTAGGGGAGAGAGTTCTCGCTCCGGAGATACAGGTTCCTCAGAAACTTGAGAGCTTGGAGAAAATCTCAGAATTTTTAGGAATCGATACTCCCTCCATTCTCTTTTACATCGACAGAATTTCAAAGTCTGTCGTTTCCGGAATTAACGTTTTTTCCCTTGAGGGGGGAGTATCCTCAATGTCCTTTAAACTTAAGGGAAAAGCCGACAGCGATTCCTCGTTGGGCAAGTTCGTTGAAAATCTAAAGAGGAGCTTTTCAAAGGTTTCACTTTCGACGGAAAAGCAGGGAAAATCTGGAATTTCATTCACCATTCTCTTAGAGGTAAAAGGTGGAACTTGATAGACTAAAGGAGCTTTTTTTTGAGTACTTCTCATCACTTTCGGACAGGGAAAAGGGAGTTATTGCAGTAGGAGTTCCCCTTTTAATCGTCTTTCTCTACGTTCTTATCGTCTTAGTTCCGATTCTTAGCCAAAAGGAAACGTACGAGAGGAGAAAGGAACTTCTGATTAAAAAGACTTCGAACCTTAAGTCCCAGGTTGAGGAGCTCTACTGTTTAAAGAGGGAGCTAAAGCCGATTGAGGAGAAGTTGAGAAGGGGAGCAAACCTTGACGTTCCATCATTCCTAAAAACGGTCAGCAGGATGGTTGGTTTAAGGATTGATAAGGTTCAAATTCAACCGGGGGAAACGTACGAAGACTACGAAAGGGACAAGGTTTTGGTTAAGTTCAGTCAGGTTGAGCTTAATAAGGTTACGAGGTTCATAAACTCCCTTGAAAGGAGCTCCTACTACTTTAAGTCCGATAGCATCTCCGTTTCCGACTTTGATGGGGACGGCTTGGTTTCAGGAAAGGTTACCTTTCTCTTCTTTAGGAGAGTCAAATGAGGAAATTGGGTGGAGCTCTCCTCTTTGTCCTGTTTTTCCTCATTTCACTCTACCTAACCTTTCCCTTTGAGAGAATTGCTTTAGGAGTTTTACAGGAAGAGGGGATATATCCAAAGGAGTTAACATTCCACCACTTCCCTCCTGAATTTACAGCCAAAGAGGTTAGGTTAAATGGAATTAAAATAGAAAACATAGTTTTTAAACCGAGCTTGAGTTTTAAAGACTTTAAAGTTCTTGGAAACCTATGCTCAGGTAAGTTGGAGGTTGGTTTTAACAGAAAGCTCACAAACGTTAATTTCCACTTAGAAGGTCTAAAGTTAGATAGGTGCCCTTTAAAATCTGACGTTAAGGTAAAAGGAGCTCTAAACGGTAGTGGAAACTTACTCTTTGAAAAAGGATTTCTAAGAGGAGGAAGGGGAACTTTCAATTTGAGTGGTCTTAACTTGGAGAATCTCAACTTGGGGTTAATCTCCTACAAATTTCTCAGCTTGGGTAGTGGGGATATAAACTACAGAGTGTCGGGAAAGAACTACCTTAAGGTATTTGGAGAGCTCTCTGGGAAGGATGCAGACGTTAGCGTTAATGGAGGTATATCTGTTAATCTAAGAAATTTGAATAAAAGCTATCTGAGCT is from Balnearium lithotrophicum and encodes:
- the mtnA gene encoding S-methyl-5-thioribose-1-phosphate isomerase; its protein translation is MKRIKDIRPLKWTGKSLLLLDQRKLPLKEEWIECTTYECVAKAIEDMVVRGAPAIGVVAAYGVVLGAKELTGEAKNYVEFKAKLEVIVNRLAATRPTAVNLFWALRRMKKIINAGSDISDIVQALETEAISIERQDVETNRKIGYFGAELLSSREVILTHCNTGALATAGYGTALGVVRAAVELGKEITVFVDETRPYLQGARLTAWELQQEGIPYYLITDSMAGWFMSLGEITCVIVGADRVARNGDTANKIGTYTLSVLAKEHGIPFYVAAPTSTFDLSIDSGVEIPIEERNPDEVLYCHCRDCRIAPYGAKVKNPAFDVTPHENITGIITEKGVIVSPNEETIVEFFEKE
- the gspK gene encoding type II secretion system minor pseudopilin GspK, which translates into the protein MSSLRRSRRGIVLLIVLSMVAAVSAFLISIFYLSSSNFKKTESLRDYTVSYHAAVSAVKIALKFLREDNNGYDGVGDDWAKPISYNYRGIFVSINISDECGKLNVNRITDKRYYNVAKRLFQNLGVNGEFLDCLKDWIDRDSTPSLYGAESYYYESLGYKPSNAPLKSLGEIYYVKGFSESVVKKLKKYLTVYGSGKINVNSAPKELLMSLSDRMTEDIADSIIEARPIKKLEDLREIAGMDKELYYEILPLITNRCDFFEIDVTSSYGDSTSVVRAFTSRGKILEWKVVE
- the gspM gene encoding type II secretion system protein GspM, whose product is MELDRLKELFFEYFSSLSDREKGVIAVGVPLLIVFLYVLIVLVPILSQKETYERRKELLIKKTSNLKSQVEELYCLKRELKPIEEKLRRGANLDVPSFLKTVSRMVGLRIDKVQIQPGETYEDYERDKVLVKFSQVELNKVTRFINSLERSSYYFKSDSISVSDFDGDGLVSGKVTFLFFRRVK